A window of the Eretmochelys imbricata isolate rEreImb1 chromosome 7, rEreImb1.hap1, whole genome shotgun sequence genome harbors these coding sequences:
- the BLOC1S2 gene encoding biogenesis of lysosome-related organelles complex 1 subunit 2 has translation MATAAAAEGPLEARVQVAKQDPAVETAEEAKEPAEADINELCKDMFNKMATYLTGELTATSEDYKLLENMNKLTSLKYLEMKDIAVNISRNLKDLNQKYAGLQPYLEQINLIEEQVAALEQAAYKLDAYSKKLEAKYKKLEKR, from the exons ATGGCAACCGCTGCCGCTGCCGAGGGTCCGCTGGAGGCCCGGGTGCAAGTAGCCAAAC AGGATCCTGCTGTGGAGACAGCAGAGGAAGCTAAGGAACCAGCAGAAGCAGATATCAATGAGCTTTGTAAGGATATGTTCAACAAAATGGCCACTTACTTAACAGGTGAACTGACAG CCACCAGTGAAGACTACAAACTCCTGGAAAACATGAACAAGCTGACTAGCTTGAAATATCTGGAAATGAAAGATATTGCTGTAAACATTAGTCGAAACCTGAAGGACCTAAATCAAAAAT ATGCTGGTCTTCAGCCGTATCTGGAACAAATCAACCTCATTGAAGAGCAGGTGGCAGCTCTTGAACAAGCAGCCTACAAGCTGGATGCCTATTCGAAAAAACTTG AAGCAAAGTACAAAAAACTGGAGAAACGATGA
- the LOC144267557 gene encoding broad substrate specificity ATP-binding cassette transporter ABCG2-like isoform X2, with product MGAVEHPDLPPVEFSLCNKDMRSGTANHSILSIGEEEGAGNFLRSIPTRESLQCPRGSVVSFHDIQYTIKQSHGPLCKRTTVEKKILHNVCGIMKSGLNAILGPTGSGKSSLLDVLAARKDPAGLSGQVFVDGFPQPPNFKCISGYVVQDDVVMGTLTVRENLLFSAALRLPSSISFKEKEERVIQIITELGLSKVADAKVGTELIRGVSGGERKRTNIGMELITEPPVLFLDEPTTGLDASTANAVLILLKRLSRRGRTIIFSIHQPRYSIFKLFDSLTLLALGKVLYHGPAKQALNYFSSIGFQCEPFNNPADFFLDVINGDSTAVAASRGDQSSLDNGGTGGGVIGDEEQNADRSVVETLHQQYLNSSQYRDTREELKKVELSQQNEQGKSRRVNEVTYANGFFTQLYWVSKRAIKNLIRNPQASVAQIAVTIILALIVGAIFFRVKLDQSGIQNRHQYTSGYYRVSAYFFALLIGDLLPMRTVPVILFSCISYWMIGYQAVAGRFFFFILTLVLVSYTATAMSLAISAGMNVVAIANLLITLCFVFMLLFSGLLVNLPSVMGWLNWLKYFSIPRYGLTALQVNEFRDLYFCGEKPQNITASSGDAADCSPNATQFGKTCYGETYLLSQGIASTNWAMWENIVALGCMATIFLLIAYGKLRFMRKFT from the exons atgggagctgtggagcacCCTGACCTTCCTCCAGTGGAGTTCAGCCTCTGTAACAAAGACATGAGGTCAGGCACAGCCAATCACAGCATCCTATCCATCGGGGAGGAAGAAGGAGCAGGCAATTTCCTGCGTTCTATCCCAACACGAGAATCCCTTCAGTGCCCTAGGGGCTCTGTCGTGAGCTTCCATGACATCCAGTACACCATCAAACAGTCCCATGGGCCCCTCTGCAAACGGACAACGGTGGAGAAGAAGATTCTCCACAATGTGTG TGGCATTATGAAGTCGGGTTTGAAtgctatcctgggaccaacagggagCGGCAAATCCTC TCTCCTAGATGTGCTGGCTGCTAGAAAGGACCCTGCTGGCCTGTCTGGGCAAGTATTCGTAGATGGCTTCCCGCAACCTCCGAATTTCAAGTGTATCTCAGGATATGTCGTGCAG GATGACGTGGTTATGGGCACGTTGACTGTGAGGGAGAATCTACTCTTCTCTGCGGCCCTGCGCCTCCCCAGCTCCATCAGctttaaagaaaaggaagagcGGGTCATCCAGATAATCACTGAGCTGGGGCTCAGCAAAGTAGCTGATGCTAAG GTAGGAACAGAACTAATCCGAGGGGTGTCAGGCGGGGAGCGGAAGAGAACCAACATCGGCATGGAGCTCATCACGGAGCCCCCAGTCCTGTTCCTGGACGAACCCACCACTGGCCTGGATGCTAGCACAGCCAACGCGGTGCTCATCCTCCTAAAAAg GCTTTCAAGAAGAGGTCGGACCATCATTTTCTCTATCCACCAGCCCCGCTATTCCATTTTCAAGCTCTTTGACAGCCTGACGTTGTTGGCTTTGGGAAAGGTGCTATATCATGGTCCAGCAAAGCAAGCCCTGAACTATTTTAGTTCTATCG GGTTTCAATGCGAGCCCTTCAACAACCCGGCTGACTTCTTCCTCGACGTGATAAACGGTGACTCCACCGCCGTGGCCGCAAGCAGAGGTGATCAGAGTAGCCTGGACAATGGAGGGACTGGAGGAG GGGTAATCGGTGACGAAGAGCAGAATGCGGACAGGAGCGTAGTGGAAACTCTGCACCAGCAGTATCTGAACTCCAGCCAGTATCGGGACACAAGAGAAGAGCTGAAGAAAGTGGAGCTCAGCCAGCAGAATGAGCAGGGGAAGTCAAGGCGCGTGAATGAGGTCACATATGCAAATGGCttcttcacccagctctactgggTGTCCAAGCGTGCCATCAAAAACCTCATCAGAAACCCCCAGGCGTCTGTGGCACAG ATTGCAGTGACCATCATCCTAGCCCTGATTGTGGGGGCCATCTTTTTCAGAGTAAAACTAGACCAAAGTGGCATTCAGAATCG CCATCAGTATACCAGTGGGTACTACCGAGTGTCCGCATACTTCTTTGCCTTGTTGATTGGAGACCTTTTGCCCATGAGAACTGTTCCAGTCATTCTCTTTTCATGCATAAGTTACTGGATGATTG GCTATCAGGCAGTAGCAGGACGGTTCTTTTTCTTCATACTGACGCTGGTGCTAGTGTCCTACACAGCCACGGCCATGTCTCTGGCTATCAGTGCTGGGATGAATGTAGTGGCCATTGCCAATCTGCTTATCACTCTTTGCTTTGTCTTCATGCTT CTCTTTTCTGGCCTGTTGGTGAACCTTCCTTCTGTCATGGGATGGCTGAACTGGCTCAAATACTTCAGCATCCCCAGATACGGCCTCACA GCCCTGCAAGTCAATGAATTTAGAGACCTTTACTTCTGTGGTGAGAAGCCCCAGAATATTACTGCGTCCTCTGGGGATGCAGCTGATTGCTCCCCAAATGCTACACAATTTGGAAAAAC GTGTTATGGTGAAACATATCTGTTAAGCCAAGGGATTGCATCTACCAACTGGGCCATGTGGGAAAACATAGTGGCTCTGGGCTGCATGGCTACCATCTTCCTCCTGATAGCCTATGGGAAACTTCGATTCATGAGGAAGTTCACCTAG
- the LOC144267557 gene encoding broad substrate specificity ATP-binding cassette transporter ABCG2-like isoform X1, with translation MGAVEHPDLPPVEFSLCNKDMRSGTANHSILSIGEEEGAGNFLRSIPTRESLQCPRGSVVSFHDIQYTIKQSHGPLCKRTTVEKKILHNVCGIMKSGLNAILGPTGSGKSSLLDVLAARKDPAGLSGQVFVDGFPQPPNFKCISGYVVQDDVVMGTLTVRENLLFSAALRLPSSISFKEKEERVIQIITELGLSKVADAKVGTELIRGVSGGERKRTNIGMELITEPPVLFLDEPTTGLDASTANAVLILLKRLSRRGRTIIFSIHQPRYSIFKLFDSLTLLALGKVLYHGPAKQALNYFSSIGFQCEPFNNPADFFLDVINGDSTAVAASRGDQSSLDNGGTGGGVIGDEEQNADRSVVETLHQQYLNSSQYRDTREELKKVELSQQNEQGKSRRVNEVTYANGFFTQLYWVSKRAIKNLIRNPQASVAQIAVTIILALIVGAIFFRVKLDQSGIQNRVGSLFFITTNQCFSSVSAIELFIKDKKLFVHQYTSGYYRVSAYFFALLIGDLLPMRTVPVILFSCISYWMIGYQAVAGRFFFFILTLVLVSYTATAMSLAISAGMNVVAIANLLITLCFVFMLLFSGLLVNLPSVMGWLNWLKYFSIPRYGLTALQVNEFRDLYFCGEKPQNITASSGDAADCSPNATQFGKTCYGETYLLSQGIASTNWAMWENIVALGCMATIFLLIAYGKLRFMRKFT, from the exons atgggagctgtggagcacCCTGACCTTCCTCCAGTGGAGTTCAGCCTCTGTAACAAAGACATGAGGTCAGGCACAGCCAATCACAGCATCCTATCCATCGGGGAGGAAGAAGGAGCAGGCAATTTCCTGCGTTCTATCCCAACACGAGAATCCCTTCAGTGCCCTAGGGGCTCTGTCGTGAGCTTCCATGACATCCAGTACACCATCAAACAGTCCCATGGGCCCCTCTGCAAACGGACAACGGTGGAGAAGAAGATTCTCCACAATGTGTG TGGCATTATGAAGTCGGGTTTGAAtgctatcctgggaccaacagggagCGGCAAATCCTC TCTCCTAGATGTGCTGGCTGCTAGAAAGGACCCTGCTGGCCTGTCTGGGCAAGTATTCGTAGATGGCTTCCCGCAACCTCCGAATTTCAAGTGTATCTCAGGATATGTCGTGCAG GATGACGTGGTTATGGGCACGTTGACTGTGAGGGAGAATCTACTCTTCTCTGCGGCCCTGCGCCTCCCCAGCTCCATCAGctttaaagaaaaggaagagcGGGTCATCCAGATAATCACTGAGCTGGGGCTCAGCAAAGTAGCTGATGCTAAG GTAGGAACAGAACTAATCCGAGGGGTGTCAGGCGGGGAGCGGAAGAGAACCAACATCGGCATGGAGCTCATCACGGAGCCCCCAGTCCTGTTCCTGGACGAACCCACCACTGGCCTGGATGCTAGCACAGCCAACGCGGTGCTCATCCTCCTAAAAAg GCTTTCAAGAAGAGGTCGGACCATCATTTTCTCTATCCACCAGCCCCGCTATTCCATTTTCAAGCTCTTTGACAGCCTGACGTTGTTGGCTTTGGGAAAGGTGCTATATCATGGTCCAGCAAAGCAAGCCCTGAACTATTTTAGTTCTATCG GGTTTCAATGCGAGCCCTTCAACAACCCGGCTGACTTCTTCCTCGACGTGATAAACGGTGACTCCACCGCCGTGGCCGCAAGCAGAGGTGATCAGAGTAGCCTGGACAATGGAGGGACTGGAGGAG GGGTAATCGGTGACGAAGAGCAGAATGCGGACAGGAGCGTAGTGGAAACTCTGCACCAGCAGTATCTGAACTCCAGCCAGTATCGGGACACAAGAGAAGAGCTGAAGAAAGTGGAGCTCAGCCAGCAGAATGAGCAGGGGAAGTCAAGGCGCGTGAATGAGGTCACATATGCAAATGGCttcttcacccagctctactgggTGTCCAAGCGTGCCATCAAAAACCTCATCAGAAACCCCCAGGCGTCTGTGGCACAG ATTGCAGTGACCATCATCCTAGCCCTGATTGTGGGGGCCATCTTTTTCAGAGTAAAACTAGACCAAAGTGGCATTCAGAATCG GGTTGGATCCTTGTTTTTTATAACCACAAACCAGTGCTTTTCCAGTGTATCAGCGATCGAGCTGTTTATAAAGGACAAGAAATTGTTTGT CCATCAGTATACCAGTGGGTACTACCGAGTGTCCGCATACTTCTTTGCCTTGTTGATTGGAGACCTTTTGCCCATGAGAACTGTTCCAGTCATTCTCTTTTCATGCATAAGTTACTGGATGATTG GCTATCAGGCAGTAGCAGGACGGTTCTTTTTCTTCATACTGACGCTGGTGCTAGTGTCCTACACAGCCACGGCCATGTCTCTGGCTATCAGTGCTGGGATGAATGTAGTGGCCATTGCCAATCTGCTTATCACTCTTTGCTTTGTCTTCATGCTT CTCTTTTCTGGCCTGTTGGTGAACCTTCCTTCTGTCATGGGATGGCTGAACTGGCTCAAATACTTCAGCATCCCCAGATACGGCCTCACA GCCCTGCAAGTCAATGAATTTAGAGACCTTTACTTCTGTGGTGAGAAGCCCCAGAATATTACTGCGTCCTCTGGGGATGCAGCTGATTGCTCCCCAAATGCTACACAATTTGGAAAAAC GTGTTATGGTGAAACATATCTGTTAAGCCAAGGGATTGCATCTACCAACTGGGCCATGTGGGAAAACATAGTGGCTCTGGGCTGCATGGCTACCATCTTCCTCCTGATAGCCTATGGGAAACTTCGATTCATGAGGAAGTTCACCTAG